In Haliaeetus albicilla chromosome 26, bHalAlb1.1, whole genome shotgun sequence, the sequence CAGAATGATGACTTGATACGACCCcaaaaatgccattaaaaataatgtgaaattgAATTCCTTTTGGACTCTTGAAACAGTTTATGTTATGTCTGGTAGTTCTGAAGTCTACTCTAAAGATAATCTTATGGAAACCAAGAGAGAAATGTGACTATGTAGCTGTGAAGGCGGTTAGTATGCAGGGGATACCCTTCTCttcaagacaaaagaaatactGATGTATGCTGCCTTTTGTACCCAAAATGTTTGAAAGCTGGTAAAGATTCATGACTAATTCACAACTGCATGTGTTGAATTATGATGACTAATCTTATTTTTGCTCTAAGTCTTAGAAAACACCTTAAGTATCATTAAAATATTGTCATATAATTACAGCCTGAATGAGGTATGTTTGTATATTGCAAAATGTTTGTATGTGAAGCTTAAAAAAAGTTGGATTCTATGTTTCATGAAGTGTTGCAGCTTAAATATTGGTATTCCAGTGATCAAGAAGACTTGCTGAAGATCATTTGAAatcaagattaaaaaatgaatgcttaATGGCTTCTTTTGTCTGCCCAGGCTGAGTGAGGTGTAAAGGGTAACTCATGTGTGGAAGTGGTTGATAATGGGCATTCTTTGAGACAGTATGGTGGAGCTTGAGTAATTCAGCTATGGCAGTTTGGTGCTCCTGTGATTGTCTGTCTAGCTCTATTTTCGTATCTTTTTCCAGAGAGCTCTTTCCACTGTGTGTATGCAGGTGCCCCTTTATAGAGAAGGAGATGCTCTTCTTCCATCATGCATAGTGGGTTTTTCCATTCTCTTGCAGGACCTAGGGGAAGGATCGCTGTTTGTAGAAACAagcttgtattttgttttctatttctcatAAACCTTGAAGAGCAAGTTCCTTGGAAACTGAGCAACTTTGTGATAAGGAGTCTTTTTGCAAGTTAATTCCAGttagttgctttaaaaataaatgacaacTACAGATAGCTTCTTTAGCGGGGGTGGAGGGTAAGAGTTGTATATGCAGTTGTGGGTTTGTTCTAGGACTACGTTTGTGATTGGTTTTGAACTTTCTGTTAGTTAAGATACTTCACGCTTTATAAATGTATAGCTTTGCTTTTCACTTGATGTCTATCGAGAACTAGTGCATACTCACTTTTAAATAGAATCAGGAGTTCACCCTGAATCAAAATgcagcaggaaaataaacataagTCATTCTCTGACTTTCTCCATTCCATACTTTCCCCTTGTTTGTTATCTTGAATGAAGTGTGACCTTGATTTCAcatcctctctttctcttcctccttcctttttgaCAAACCAGAGCTGTTTTAGATAAGAACATCAAAGAAGAGAATAAAGAGGAGTAATTTAGTTCACAGCTAAATACCTATGTTTCTTTAGTTCCTCATATATAAGCCCTAAACTCAGGAAGATTCTATGCAGTGTATCAGAAATTTAACATAGTTCTTCATGTGTTAAATTTTTGGTTGTTTCAAAAGTATCAGGCTTTTGCTTCTTAATATTACAAATAAATAGGTTGTAATATGACTTCAAAAGATGGTTTTACAAAATATCTATCTATGTATATATGAAATTACCAAATAGGGTGGAGTTAGTCTTCATGGGTTCCAAGAAGAAACATTATTTATATGTACAGGTTTTATGTATAAGTTTCTGCTAAAGGGACAAGTTTTAGTAATGTACAGCTAAATATCACTTATTCACATGCATTTTTGTATAACAGGAGTTTAGGATTAGATGTGATTTACCAAAAAGGTTTGATTTCAGCTTCAATTGTGATTAACAACCGTCATAGTTGATTTTACTAGGCACAGACCTTAGATTTTTGTATGGACTTAAACCATAAAAGATAGTATCTTGAGCATAGCATTTTGTGAAGAAGTCTGTTGTATGAAAATAtgtttaggaatacagataatATTTACAAGtactctttctctctccagacTTTTATTGCCATATTTATGTTTACAAGCAGAACTGTTTTTAGACAGAAAAAtcataaacatttcttttattctacaaaATTTCCCTTTAGTGTGTGAACAAGACTcatcttttaaacattttctgtagaaaCCAACAGTTGTGTAAAGATGTGGGGATTTTGGGTGGGGGCACAGGTTGTGGACCAGGATacctagaaattattttcactgcagaaatggagaaatggCATTGACTGTGACTCAGTGTCCAGATAGCTGCTATCTGGAGTTGCTAAGTGTGGATTTGAAGGcatttataaataattaattttgataATTTGATTACTCTTTGTTGTAGTTCTGCCTTTGACACAAAAACTGGGTTACGTGTGGCTGTAAAGAAGCTGTCCCGACCATTTCAGTCTATCATCCATGCCAAAAGGACCTACAGAGAGCTACGGCTACTTAAGCACATGAAACACGAAAATGTAAGTTGAAGGAGATGGTATGAAAAGTTGGTCTAAAGTTGGACTATCCAGTGAGCATCCATCATGATTGCATTTAAGGATCTTGTTGCATACATTTTTTCTGATACTAAATACAAAGCTTGCTGTAGTCCAAGGGATTATGATTGTAGAAAAGCACGCAGATAAAAAACCCGAAACTGACATAACCAAACTGATGTAaccaattttgtattttaaaaaatcttaataTTTCCTAGAATAATCTAGAAATTACTGCTTAGCAGGTTCATGCTGTGTTAAGAATTAAGAACACGGGTGATGTTGCTTACATTCTCCTGCTAGCTTGCTGTAGTAAGCTGTAGTTTTTGTTATGTtaagaatttgtttaaaaaaataaaatatcaaagtTTGGTTTTAGTGTCTTGTGGAGGGTTTTTcgtatttgtttgttttggtttgcctGTGTCAGAAGGGTGTGGAGTAGATGTTAACTAGATTCCTTTAGGTaaaatggggaggaaaaaagggggtggTGAGGGGGTGGAAATCAGATGGCTTTTTATACAAGCCATCCACTTAACTAAtcaacagagaaacaaaataggATGTGACAACTGTTATGTTGAACTATTTCTTTTATATAACCTCCATTTGGTATAGAAAACAGTTGGTTGACCAGTTCTGTGTGTTTGTGGCATTAACACACCAACATATTTATACTGTGTGCTGTTTGGAGCAAAAATTATGCTATGGAGCAAAAAGTCTCATAACCTGCCCTCTGTAGAGCTGTCAGAATGtcaagaggaaaggaaggctCTTGATTTCTTTTGTCCAGGCAAACTCTAGCTTAGCAGAAGGGAATTACTGTTTCGAAGTGAGCTGGGCAAACCTAGCACAAAAAGCCAAACAAGCATAATTTTGTTGGAAGGTTCTTCTTGGATGGTCTGTTCAGAACTTCTTCTGTTGTGGCAGTGGTGGTTGTGTGTTGTGGCTTCTAGCCACCACAGTCAGTGTCTGATATCCCGTAAATCTTGATGTTTTTAGTGTGGCTAACATAATTGGATCTTTTGATGCATGTATGTATTATTGTCAAAAATTGTTCCTCAGTGCCTCTGTATGATACCATTGTCTCAACGGTAGAGGAGGTAGCATTTGATCCTGCTTAATATCCATCCCCTGGAGTTTTTTCTGGACCTTCTCATAGCTGAGATATTCtccaaacagaaaagctttgaatatctgttaccccccccccccaaaatcagcGTATCAATCCATTTTGTCTAAGCTAATAAGGTTAAACAGTGAAAATTAGATTGTAACTGGTGCTACAACAGTTTTGTGTCTGgcattcataaatatttttggatTAGTATTGCAAAGAGCCTATGTAGCTTTAAGAGTAAGAGATAAAAGGAAGTTGTTTATATATAGAAGTATTTATTATCAGTTTATCGTACCATCATCTATCTGTGGGAAGTTTATCTAGGTTGTGGTTTAAAAATCCTGCAGATGCAGAGATGTTCAGAGCCAGTTCAGGCAGGCTTATTAGTGCTAGTGTCTTGACTATTCAGATCTCAGTTCGGAAGTAGAACACTTGGTTTTACGTGGCACAGAACACACCGGCAAATCTGGAAGGTATGGCGGTTTAAGGGGCTTGAGTATAGGATGGTTTTCTATATCCTGTATCTAGTCTGGTTCATTATGATCTTGAGCAAATAAATGGACCTGCAGAGCACTCAAGTGTGTCTGCGTTATATTTTCAAGTTCCAGGAGGCCTTGTTAGCTTGAATAAAGCACAACGCTGAGCAGATGGGAGAGCAAATGGGTTTGTTGTCTCATGAAGAAATTAATAAGCTCTGTGACATCCTAAAATGCTGGGAGGGGAAAGCAAAAGGTTAGGAGTTGGATTCTGAATCTGCTGGTGTTCACACTTCCTTAGAAGTGAGTCAGTGATGTGCTGCAGAATAACTGTATTTAGTGTTTGTGAAACTGGATGACCGATATGGATGGTTTGATACTGTGCTTTGTAGTGTAGCAAGATAAAAGTGATAAATGAAAAAAGCCTGAAGTCTATGTAGCAAAGTCAGTTTTTGCCTTTCCATGCTAAACTGGGTGGATAATGttgaatttttctgtaaaaactgTTACGGAAGAGTTCACCAGAGAAAGAAACTGTAAGCACGAGAATTATTATGCAGGATGGATGTGAATGTTACAGTTTCAAGATGTCATCTCTCTAGAAGTAGATTTGCTGTGATGTATATCAAGAGAGGCAGgaaagtgttttttctcttcagtttcctCAATAAAGTGTAAACTATAATGTATAATATAGATTAGACAAAAGCTTTTACTTCCTACCCACTTGCTCTCTTCCAAAAACATAGTCTAGGCTCCCCAAAGATTTTGGCTTTAATTCTCTGCTTAAAGGTTACTTAAATGACTGTGACATCCTTGACAAGTGTAAACAATGGGATAAAAAGGATGGTGCGAAGGGGAATGCGGGAATCAAACTCTTGGTTTTGTACGCACGCTTGAACCATTACTGAAGTTGCTGACATGTGCGTGATGATTGTGTATCCGAGACAAGTGAGATGCTGACTTGAAAAGGGAAGAGGAGTTTTTTGGAGATGGGTGAAGAGAACTAGTCTATTTATCtcatatattaataaaataaaatattatttgctattgagagaggaaaataaggtttaaaagcacatttcagtgaaaaacagaataaacttTATTGAccagatggattttttttttaaatgctgtaaatGACCTAGAAGATAATTATGGGATAAGGTATAGTTCTTCTTTTCCACAAAGTAACACATGCATGTCCTTTTGCTCTCTACTGATAGAACAGTTTAGCTGTAAAATGAAAGGTGGAGTAGCTGCTCTTTGGGTAGAAAATACAAATGACAGTGGGAAGCTGTCAGTTGTTTGTGAAAATTGGGTCCTCACTGCATTGCACTGTTTTCCTCACTTATTTTCTGGTGTAGTTATTATTATTCATTGCTCAAAGATCCTCAAATTTTTCTAGCCATTACTCAGTACAAGTGAAACAAATAATAGTCTCCCAATTCTGATTTGAGTATGTAAGCAACAGTATAACTAAGAATTGAGCAGGAAGCAAACAGTTTTGTCTGgtggttgctttttttgtttctgtcatcTATTTATTTCCTGAACAAGCTTTAGTTGGTTTTTGAAATAAGGTATTCTAAACCAGTGTTTACACCTGCCTTTTGTTGTGGCTCCCATTTGATGCTGTAAGTGGATGGCTGGTGTGAAAAGACAGCTGtatatttttaacctttttttttttttaaaacacaagaaTGGAACATTTGTTTCTGATCTTGTATGAATACTAATTTGTCTACGTCTGAATGATTCATGTAGTTGGAAATGAAACAGCTACTGGCATGAGTACTTTCTATTCCACAAAGGATCTTAGTAACTGTATCATGTTATACTATGAATGTATTTCACAGCTTTTTCACTttaccattttctttctaggtGATTGGCTTGTTGGATGTGTTCACCCCTGCCAAGTCACTAGAAGAATTCAATGATGTGTAGGTAACTTCTCTGAAGACTGCAACAAAACATCTTTTGTATCTTCCTTGCATCTCCCAGATGATTATAGAAATATTTGCCACCTTAATTTGTCTGCCATCATTCTCAAACAATTCTGAGTTCCAACACACAAGATAGTAGGACATCCTAAACTACTGGACTCTTCAAACTTGTTCACTTGTGTTTTCTTGACCAGTGCTGTAGGAATCGGTGTACTAATCTGCTATGTTATTTAAAGGGTTGTGATCTATATTTCATTCAGCAACATGCTTTGGGACAGTCAGCCCTGCTACTGGAGCTTCATAGAGAATTTTTATCCTAATCCTGTTGAAGGGATTGCTTCATAGCCTGCgtgtttccttttgttcatAGGTACTTGGTGACACACCTTATGGGAGCAGATCTGAACAACATTGTGAAATGCCAGAAACTCACTGATGACCATGTGCAGTTCCTCATATACCAGATTCTTCGGGGCCTGAAGGTACTTGCACCTGTCCTACCTGAACGTTGATAGCTCATCAGCGGGAGGTGGAAGTTCTTGATGAATGTCATATCCTCAGAGATTCATATGAGTACATAGTGGGACTTCTGTAACTTCCCTAATGTATCATAGGATaaccttttattattgttcttTCACTTCGTACCTCTTTGGAGCTCTGTATCAGTAAAGTTATGTATCATTTAAGAAGATATTTTCATACATTCCTATGGGCCGAGTCTGGAAAATTACAAACTGTGCTGCTGTCTAATCTACTCTGGCTATGAATCTTGCATTTCTTCGGTTTTGTTTACTTGTGGTGTTCCACTTGTGGTGGCAGTGCTCCTGGGTGTTCCTAAGGAGAGACAAAGTGAAACACCTGCCTACCTGAAACCCATAGACACACACTCGGttccttctgcagaaaagcTATAGCATTTAAATTGTGTGGGATGGGATAGGGCAGTAATGTCTAGTGAAGAAATGAGAAGGAGGCTACTTGGACTGTTATATAAAATTTGTCATCTTGCCTTACAGTACATTCATTCAGCTGACATAATACACAGGGTGAGTATTTATCCTAAGATTGCTTCCTGTACTGAAccaatgtcttttaaaaatgtagcacAGAATCTTACAATGCAGCACCTCTAGAAACCAGAAGAAATTTTGCGAGAATTATTTTGGTTAAACAGTCAAAAGGTTAAACATGGGAAGTGCTTGTCAAGATCCTTAGTTTCTGATCCTGTCTATATTTGGCTTGTGTCTTTGTGAAGTAGGTTCTCTATTTATTAAATATACATCTACAGCACTGGTGTTGCACTAAGCCTTTATGCATTTTTGCTTATTTGTGACACCTCTGAGGACCACAGAAGAGATAGTTGACTCTGGGATAAAATGATTTTCCCGAGTATGGAGAGTTGATATTTACAGCCAGTTAATATCTATTTTCTGtctgcatttacattttttatctGTTAGACTTGTGAAACAACATATATACCACTGTTAATGctgatgtttaattttttaggATTTAAAACCTAGTAACCTAGCTGTAAATGAAGACTGCGAGCTGAAGGTAATGCAGTCAGAAGGTCTGATTGGTTTGACTGTGATTTGAGTGAATGCCTTGTGGATGTCCCTTGGAATTAAAGGGACAAAATAATTCCTTATGGAAGTACTTTTGTGGCCCAAAGTAATAATGTCCTTCCCATCTGTAAGAGGCTGTAaggatgttttttctgtatctgttcCTGTGTTTTTAATGAATCATCATGAAAGTGAGGAGTTAACAGCTCTAGTTTGGGTTTAGTTGTTTTAGAGACAAGATATCCAGATGTAATTCTGATTATGGAGTCCTACCCTGTTCTAGGCTAGTTTCTTTTAACAAGTTGTGAAATTTAGTTTCATAATCTACTTTTGCAGTTGCACCACCTGTCCTCCACCCAATCCAATAACTGCCTAGTTATTTGCTCTAACTAGTTTGCATTGTTCTACTGCAGTAGTTGGTGGatgtcttttctcttctgtagaTCCTGGATTTTGGCTTGGCCCGACACACAGATGATGAGATGACTGGGTATGTGGCTACCCGGTGGTACAGGGCTCCTGAGATCATGCTGAACTGGATGCATTACAACCAGACAGGTAATGCATTTAACTAACACAAGGCTTTTCAGTTCCTgaattgtggaaaaaaagaagttgtcCTTTGTACGTGCTCCTTTCCATTTGATCACGTAAGGTGGCAGTCATGATAATTATGCTTCCGTAAGGGTGATTGAAAGAAGGAAGGCATAGTACTAGTATTTGAACCACAGTCTACCAGATGTAAGTTAAGAATCATTATGATGGCATTCACAAGACTTCTTTAAACTCAAACCTTTGAAATTGCAATCAGCAAAATATTGTCAGCACTTACCCCCTATTTTTCCTAGCACAGTGGTTTTTAAAGTAAGTGAATGGAATGTATCTGGATGAGGAGAAGGTGTGTTTCTAGGAAGCTGCTGGGAATATGCTGAAAAACGTCTGGAGTTATGGTGTGAAGAAATGCTAGAAAGTATATAaatctcccttcctttcctctcttcttaGCCACTTCTTCACAGTTTTGTCTTCCTCACAGTTTGCAGTTATCTTCTCAGCAACATGCCGTGCTTCCCTACAATACTTCCAGATCaggcacagagaagaaaagcaaatgctgagAATTGTGAAATTCTTGTACACGAGAGCATATGGATCAAAGAGAATAATGTGCTACTCTGATTTCCTACTTCACTacttgttcttcttttcctcttgcacGTATATGGACTTGTATCTGTAGTATAATAGTTGGTGGTTGGCTGGGTAGAATTTATGTAAGGCCATATGCAAATTCATTCCTCAGAGTTGTCTTGAACAGGTTTCTTCCTCTTTGACTGTGTAGATTCCTCCCCAGCTTTTTGGTGTTCAATGCATGTTATGCTCTGGAAGGAGAATTTACCTGATCTAGTATTCTGTTATTTGGACAAGTTTCAGATGATGTAGTTACTGAACAGTTTCAGTTAGCTTGCAGCTTATCTCAGATTGTTTCAATGCCATAAGACTATTTAAGGATAAAGTTGTTTGTACTTGTTGGATAGGGTGATTCTATTGagactgtatttttctgcattacgttgttttgttttattttattttgttcagttGATATTTGGTCAGTGGGATGCATTATGGCTGAACTGTTGACTGGAAGAACGTTGTTCCCTGGTACAGACCGTATCCTTTAAaagtaatacatttttttgaaatGGAAGTTAGAGATCTTCACTTTCACATACTTTACAAGCAAAGAGGTTCTGGGTTTGGTTGtggggggggtttgtttgtttatttttaaattaatggcTTCTTTTACTCACAGTACGATGAGGTGAGTTATTGATTTTGCTGCATGTGAAACAGTCACAATGTGCAAGGCagcaaatttatttctttttattgtctATTAGCATCACTAGAATTACTCACATGTTTGTTTCTGGCAGTTACTTTCCTTTTAAGTTTATTTAAATTCATTGCTCTTTGAGTTTGTAGAAAATAACTGCATGGAGTAGGCTGTCTGCTAAGCATCCTCTCACGCTTCAGGTTTCTAGCAAATGTGAAGCATCACTTCTGGCCTCTCTTCTGTATCCTGGTGGTATGCTGTGAAAGCAGTGGGTTTGCAGATTCTTTAGTGCCAAGGATCTCATTCCAAATTGCTCTGAAATGTTTAGGTTACGCTTCCATGCTTGAGTGTAAACAGATTGTGAGCCTCCTTTCCCTGTGTGCTTGTAATGATGTGAAAAATCAAACTTGAATAAtatctttttcaaaattacttttttgctGCACCAAAGTGGGCTGGGTAGGACACTTTGGCAAATTTATGAGAGAGCACTTTGTGAGAATTGGTCATGATTTTCCCCAGGAAATTAGAACTGAGACTTCATGCAAATTGTTATACTTACAGCTTTTGTTCATTCAACCACACAGCATATAGGGGTAATTTACTATTGTTAAGATTTTTCATTGCCTAGAAGTTGGACTTTATTTGCCAGAGAAAATTACATTGCCCACATTTTAccaaattttattctttcaaccacagtctgtttattttaataacttatattaatttattagtatttttatcTGTTAATTCAAATATGTTAGCatttgatttaaaagaagaCTAGTGTTGGAAGTGCTGGCCTTCTGTGTACTATGTTACTTCTGGAAAGCATCTAGATTCCAGAACTCTTTGGCAGGGGGAAGGCTTTCATTCCAGTTTTGACACAGTTTCATCTCCCTTTTCAATGTACTTTAACTTTAcccttttttgtctctttctgcCTGTCTCCATCTCATAATCTCTCTCCAAATTTGTTGAACTTGCTATATGTTACTCTTTAGTCATCTCTGCCGTATTTTTCTGTTGTCAGGGTCAGAAGCAGAACTAACAGGGAAGTGGCTTAGAAGCTAGAAAAAAGTTGCCATATTTCTATTGGCTGATTTAGCACGTATAATTTGGGTGGGGcagattttgtttgttctgtcaagaaaaaatgagaaatcaaTAATTGTTgattcaaacaaagcaaaagtctTTAAGCCGTTGCCACTGTTTAACCCTAATAACActttagattttaaaaacctTGATACTTGCACATAAAATATTGACTAATAGGATTTGCAATATGTAAGAAATGCTTCACAATGTGTTCTTTATGAATTGAACAAAACAGTTACCTTCCAAGCCTGAGAAGATTTTTCTCCGACTGTGTTCTTAGCTGTGAATTATAGCAAATAATATCTGCAGTGCAAAATAAAGTTTACCTTTAGGATCTAAATTGTTTGCTTTGTCATATCAAGATACTTTACTAATTTATATCTCCTAGCAGATGCTTGTGATTCTTTACCTTAAGTGCTCgatttcttttgcaaatgaCAGTAACACTTTtgaattaaatgctttttctgttctgaattggttagattttaagaaaaataaggcCCAATCCTTTCCCATTGTAGATAAAACTTTGTAGTACTATAGTTCTTAGagtttgtgtgtatgtgtgtgtgtgtttcccCACTTCAAGTAACATATATGCTGTTTGATCATGAGGTTAGAACTATAAGGGGAGCAGGGTTTGTGGTTATGAATCTTGTTTGTGCATGTAACACTTATCTGAGGATCTAGAAGGGCACCAAGCTGTCAGCTTTCACTACAATTTTGCTGACATCTAAAGACAGCAAGCAGAAGTAAGATAACAATGGGTTCTAATCTTGGAAGGCTCTTTGAAATCTTTATATATGCATGATTTTTGGAGAAAGTTTTAGGAATTTTCCAGATGCAGATCCTGTTGGTTACTTCTGA encodes:
- the MAPK14 gene encoding mitogen-activated protein kinase 14 isoform X2, which encodes MSQERPKFYRQELNKTVWEVPERYQNLSPVGSGAYGSVCSAFDTKTGLRVAVKKLSRPFQSIIHAKRTYRELRLLKHMKHENVIGLLDVFTPAKSLEEFNDVYLVTHLMGADLNNIVKCQKLTDDHVQFLIYQILRGLKYIHSADIIHRDLKPSNLAVNEDCELKILDFGLARHTDDEMTGYVATRWYRAPEIMLNWMHYNQTVDIWSVGCIMAELLTGRTLFPGTDHINQLQQIMRLTGTPPAYLINRMPSHEARNYIQSLSYMPKMNFENVFIGANPLAVDLLEKMLVLDTDKRITAAEALAHAYFAQYHDPDDEPVADPYDQSFESRELEIEEWKSLTYDEVISFVPPPLDQEEMES
- the MAPK14 gene encoding mitogen-activated protein kinase 14 isoform X1 — translated: MSQERPKFYRQELNKTVWEVPERYQNLSPVGSGAYGSVCSAFDTKTGLRVAVKKLSRPFQSIIHAKRTYRELRLLKHMKHENVIGLLDVFTPAKSLEEFNDVYLVTHLMGADLNNIVKCQKLTDDHVQFLIYQILRGLKYIHSADIIHRDLKPSNLAVNEDCELKILDFGLARHTDDEMTGYVATRWYRAPEIMLNWMHYNQTVDIWSVGCIMAELLTGRTLFPGTDHIDQLKLILRLVGTPGPELLKKISSESARNYIQSLSYMPKMNFENVFIGANPLAVDLLEKMLVLDTDKRITAAEALAHAYFAQYHDPDDEPVADPYDQSFESRELEIEEWKSLTYDEVISFVPPPLDQEEMES